AACGGCAACATTCCCCGACCAGTCCTGCCCCTCCGATCTTATGATCCGGGGGATTTCAGCCATTCCGATATTGAGGTCCAGCTGCGATAGATCGATTTCCTGGGTTCTGGGATTAAATTTCACCGATAAATTTATCCGGCTGTTTCCCGTGTTCAGATCGAAGTTATTCAGCTTGATGGTATCGCCGGATAATGCAAAATCGCCCGATCCCTTGGTCAAATTTATATTGCGGGTTTTATCATAGGCTCTGATTTTTTTAAGGGTGGCCGACAGCTTATCCCCGCCCATCTTCAGACCCAATTGGATGTCGATGTCCTGGACCTGTTGCTTGTTTCCCGGGGTCTCGATGGAGACCGACAGATTCTTGAAAGAGATGTCCTCCACCGACAGCGGGGGGAGGTTCAGTTTGCCCTTGGGTTTGGTGGTGTCGGACTTGAACAGGCCGTCGAAGTTCCAGGCTCCGCTGCTGTCCCGGACCAGGCAGACAACGGCATCGGTCACCTCCACCTTCCCGATGACCAGCCTCCTCCTGGCGGCGGAATACCAGGGGTGGGCCTGAAGCTTTATCCGGGGAGCGCAGAGCAGCTGGCCGCGCACCAAGGAATCCCGGGAGGCGATGGCCACATCGCTTATCAAGACAGTGAAAGGGAAATGAAATTCTACCGCCCCGACGGAAAACTCGCGGCCCAAGACCTCCGACAAGGACCTATTGGTTTCCAGCTTGACCTCATTCTGAAATCTGGGGCTGGGCAGATAAATAACCAGGATCAGCAGACCCAGAAGGATGATCCCGCCCAAAATGGCAATGGTTATGTTACTATGTTTACTTTTCATCAGAAGGCGTGACCCAAGTTGATATAGAACAGACCTTCCTTAAAATCCACGGTCTCCTCAGTCTTGACCGCATAGTCTACCCTGATCGGTCCCACCGGAGTGATGAACCTCAGGCCCAGGCCGGTCCCCCCCTGGTATTGGCTCCACTTCACATCCCCAAAACCGGACCAGACATTCCCGGCATCCACAAAGACGGCCGCCCCGAACATCCAGTATATCGGGATCCGTAGTTCAAAATTTCCGTTGACCAGCATATTGGTGATGCTGGTGGTGTCGGTGGTGATCTCGTCGGTCTTGTAGCCCCTCAGGTTCATGCCCCCGCCCAGCTTCAGCCTCTCCTGGATGGGCACCGGCCCGTTGCGGCCGTAGGTGTATATCCCGGCAGCTCTGACCCTCCAGGCCACCACCAGGCCCCGGCCGATGCCGTGGAACATGGAGATGTCTCCGGAGCTCCTGCGGTAATCGTTGGAGCCGCCCAGCACCGAACCGGCGTTATCCACCCGAAAAGAGGAGTTCACTCCTTTATGGGGGTTGAACATGTCGTCCCGGCTGTCGAAGCTGGCGGTCAGGAATACGTCGCTGGTGGTGTTCTGGGTCTCCTCCAGGAACTCGTATTTGTACCCGATGTAGGCCTGGAGGAATTTGGCCAGGCTTTTACCGATCTTGGCCTCGCCTCCGATGCGGCTGAGCTGCTGCCAGAAGGAACTTTCCTGCCTCTCCCGTTTGTAGTAGACCGAACCGCTGGCCTTGTAAGAGGTGCTTAAAAAGTACGGTTCCAGGTAATCCAGGTAATAGTTATTGGTGTAGGCATGCATCCGGCTCTGGGCATTCCTCTGCAGACCATACGATGCTTCGCTCTTTAGGGTTAACTTCTGCAAGTTCCCGAAGATATTGTCGCTTCCCCATTCCAAGCCGCCCTGGACCCTGTCGGGGGTTTCAAAGCCGAAATTGAAGCCCACCCAGTTGGTCTTATCCTCCTTGACCACCATCCGCAGATCCACCGTATCGCGTTTTTCTTCCATCCCCTCCATTTCGAACTTGGCCTCGGTGAACAGCCCCAGGGCATAGACCCGCTGCTGATTGTAATAGACCTTGGAGGGCATGAATATCTCTCCGGGTTTAAGGGTGAATTCCCGTTCTATCACCCGGTCCCTGACCTTTTTATTACCCTCTATCCGGATCTCCCCCAGCCGGACCTGAGTCCCCTCGGTGATGCTGAACAGAATGTCCGAAGTGTAGGGATCTTCTGTCTCCATTACCGTATCGTTGACAGCGGTATAGATATGCCCCCGCTCGGCGTAGAGGGCCACTATGCCTGAAGAGGTCTGGTTTATGGCCGGGAGGTTCAGCGGATCGCCGGTCTTAACCTTGAGAAGCGATAACAGCAGGGAATCGGACAATATTTGATTGCCGCTAAACCGGAGTTGCCCGATCTTCCTGATGTTGCCTTCCTCAATGGTAAGGATACAGTCCAATTCCTGTCTTTCGGAACGGAAATATTTCTCCGTATTTATGAATTTCGCGTCAAGATAACCTTTCTTGCGGTACATATAGATGATCTTCCGCGTGTCCTGCTCAAAATTATATTCGTCGTAACGCTTACCGGATTCGCTGGTCATTTTGGACCGCAGTTCCTTCTCGGAAAAGGCCGTATTCCCGACGAACGTTACATTACCCAGCTTCAGGCGGGGGCCTCCCTCGTCAACCGGTTCGGCCATCTTATCGACCGCCTTCTTTCCGCAGGCCCCAAACAGCAATGCCAGGGATAGCAGCAAAATATGTACTAAATTTCTTTTCACGGATAATTATATCTTCAATTTGCCTTTTTCCATCAGCAGCTTCCCGTCCACCCAGACGCTGGGATTGCGCACGATGCCGTCCTGGTGGCTGGATACACTTACCTTGCCGCCAAATCCGCTGTTATCGCCAAAGGCGATATGGATGGTGGTCAGGGCCTTCTCATCCTCCAGGATGTTGCCGGTGATCTTGGCCCGAGGGTTTATCCCGATGCCGAACTCGGCCACGTTGAAGGCGTTTTTCCCGTGCCGGGAAAGCATCTCCCACAAATTATCAGCCTCACGCCCGCCTTTCATGCCGACTGCAAAACCACGGGAGATGGCTATCTCAATCGGTTTTTTCAAAATACCGGTATCGCCGATGGAGCCGTCCACCACCAGCCGGCCCTGGGCGGTGCCCTCCACCGGGGCCAGGTAGACCTCGCCGGCCGGCAGGTTGGTGAATCCGCCGGAGTCTGGGATGATGCCGGTATCGGGCTCCGCCCGGCGGCCTTTGATGGAGAATGACAGGCTGGTCCCGCGCTCGGTTTTGATCAAAACCTTATCGGCGTATTGCAATGAACGGCATAGGCGCTCTCCCACTATTTCCATCTTCTTATAGTCAACATCGATGGTTCTGGACATCATATCCAAAGTTATCCCCGGCATGCTGGCTATCCTGGCCCGGGCTTTTGAAGCATTTTTCCTGGCCCGGGTATGGGACAGCGATTTGGTGGTGGCCAGAAAGACGGCGTCGCTTTTCAGCATGGCCGCGGCCACCTGCTCCGGAGGTTCCTGCCCGTTGTTCCCCCTCTCCGGCATTATCATCAGCACCGCATCGCGGCACAGCGGCCGGGCGGCCCGATAAAATACCTGGCCGGATTCAAGATTGCCGTCATCCGTGATCACCAGAACCGTTTCAGTTTTCTTTACCGCCAGACACTGTTCCAAGGCCACCTTGACCGCCCGATCGATCTTGTTCATATTCTCTCTTATACCACGATTGTTAAAATTAAATTTTAAACCGCCATTTTCTGATGCACCCGGCGGATCTTGGCGCCCAGTTTCTTCAGTTTCCGCTCCCATCTCTCATAACCCCTATCCAGATGGTATATGCGGTTGACCTCGGTCTTCCCCTCGGCCTTGAGCCCGGCGATGACCAGGGCCGCCGAAGCCCTCAGGTCGGAGCCCATCACCGGAGCCCCGGTCAACTCGGGCACGCCCTTTATCACGGCGCTTTTGCCCTCAACCTTGATATCGGCCCCCAAACGCTGCAGCTCGGGAACATGCATAAATCGGTTCTCGAAGATGGTCTCGGTTATCACCGAAAGGCCCGAGGCAATGGTCATCAGGGTCATCATCTGGGGCTGCATATCGGTGGGAAATCCGGGATAGGGGGCGATGGTCAGATCTATCGGTCTTACCCGCCGCCGGGCTTCCACGGTCACCATCTCGTCGCCGGCCGCCACTTTGACCCCCATGGCCCTCAGGGCATCGATGACCGCAGCCAGATGGTCCGGCCGGCAGTCCTCGATGGTCAGGCAGCCGCCGCTGATGGCTGCCGCTATCATCAAAGATCCGGTCTCGATGCGGTCGGGGATCATCCTGGTCTCGGCCGGCCTCAAGCCCTCCACCCCGGCGATGGTCATTACCGGAGTGCCGGCGCCGGTGATGTCCGCTCCCATGGATACCAGCATCTGGGCGGTGGATACCACCTCGGGCTCCAGGGCCGCCGATTCGATGACCGTGATCCCTTTGGCCAAAACCGCCGCCATCATCACATTGATGGTGGCCCCCACCGAAACCCCGTGGGTACCGGCCAAAAGCAGCCGGGCCCCTTTAAGCGGCCTGCCTTGGGCCTGGACATAGCCGTGAAGTATCTGAATTTTGGCCCCCAGGGCCTCCATGCCTTTCAAGTGAAGGTCTATTGGACGGGCCCCGATGGAGCACCCCCCCGGCAGGGACACTTTGGCTTTTCCGAACCTGGCCAGCAGGGGCCCCAGCACATAATAGGAGGCCCTCATCTGCTTGACGATCTCATATTCGGCTTCGCACTTAAGCTTGTCAGGAACATCGATGACCATCCGGTTGTCTTCGAAATCCACTTTGGCTCCCAACCGGATAAGCAGGCGCCTCATGGTGCGCACATCCATCACATTGGGAACGTTGGTCAGGACGGACCTTCCCGGTGCCAGCAGGCAGGCCGCCATGGCCGGCAGCACCGCGTTCTTGGCTCCCGAGGCCCGGACCATGCCGGACAGCGGCCGGCCCCCATCGATGACGAATTTATCCACTTCGCTCCCGTTATAAACAATTCATTGTTGTCCAGTTTGGGGTGTATTGATATTCTGTAGAACGATGCAGAAGATGCCCCGGACAAAAGCCCGACGACTTTGAAACGTTTCAAACGTCATTCTTCTGCTCATCGGACAATTCAAACAATGCCCAACAGCATAGACTGGCATCTCAAACCATGATCAATCCTGCTTCTTGCTCCCCTTGA
The Candidatus Edwardsbacteria bacterium RifOxyA12_full_54_48 DNA segment above includes these coding regions:
- a CDS encoding UDP-N-acetylglucosamine 1-carboxyvinyltransferase, with the protein product MDKFVIDGGRPLSGMVRASGAKNAVLPAMAACLLAPGRSVLTNVPNVMDVRTMRRLLIRLGAKVDFEDNRMVIDVPDKLKCEAEYEIVKQMRASYYVLGPLLARFGKAKVSLPGGCSIGARPIDLHLKGMEALGAKIQILHGYVQAQGRPLKGARLLLAGTHGVSVGATINVMMAAVLAKGITVIESAALEPEVVSTAQMLVSMGADITGAGTPVMTIAGVEGLRPAETRMIPDRIETGSLMIAAAISGGCLTIEDCRPDHLAAVIDALRAMGVKVAAGDEMVTVEARRRVRPIDLTIAPYPGFPTDMQPQMMTLMTIASGLSVITETIFENRFMHVPELQRLGADIKVEGKSAVIKGVPELTGAPVMGSDLRASAALVIAGLKAEGKTEVNRIYHLDRGYERWERKLKKLGAKIRRVHQKMAV